The Quatrionicoccus australiensis nucleotide sequence TATTGACGCGGCGCACCGCGACGGTGACGATCTCGGCGCCGGAAGCATCGAGCGCGGCGCGGGTTTCGGCAAAATCCTTGTACTTGCCGGTGCCGACCAGCAAGCGGGAACGGTAGGTCTTACCGGCAATAGTCAGTTGGTGCATTTTTTTAGGATCCAGTTATTAGCGATTAGCTGCTAGTGATTGGTCAAGCGGTTGGTCTGCGGCGCGATTACTCGATCCTAACAGCTCACCGCTCGGTCCTCGCCTCAGCCGCCACCGACGGCAACGACGATTTCGAGCTGGTCGCCGGCCACCAGGGAGGTCGTCGCGTGCTGGCTTTTCGGGACGATTTCGCCGTTGCGCTCGATGGCGATGCGCTTGCCGGCGTAGCCGAGCGCCTCGACAAGGCCGGCCACGCTCAGCGGGGCGGGAAACTGGCGGCTTTCGCCATTGATCTTGAGTTCGAACATCGGGCTATTTTAACAAGCTGCGCGGCTTTCTCGGCGCGCTTGTGAACAGTCGGTCATACAGCCAGTTGGGCAACAGGCGCAGCACTTTGGCGACAACACCCATCTGCCAGGGAATCACCGTGTAAGTCGTGCCGCGCGCGATGGCTGCCGCGAAACGCTCGGCCGCCTGTGCCGCCGGCAGCAAAAAAGGCATTTTGTAGGGGTTGACCGCTGTCATCGGCGTCGCGATGTAGCCGGGCGCAATGGTCACCACCTTGATGCCGTAGGGCCGCATTTCCAGGCGCAGGCTTTCGAGATAGGCGATCGCCGCCGCCTTCGAGGCCGAATAGGCTTCCGCCCCCGGCAGGCCGCGAATGCCGGCGACCGAGGCAATGCCGACCAGGCGCGCCCCACTTCCGGCCGCCTTGATGGCCGGGATGAAGGGCGCGAAGGTCGCCGCCATGCCGAAAACATTGATGTCCATGACCCGCCTGAACACCGCGAGGTCTTCTTCGCATTCGCTCAGCGTGCCGGCCGAGACGCCGGCGCTGGCGATCACGATGTCGGGCGCACCGAAACGCTGCAGGAAATCGGCAGCCGCCGCATGCAGGGCGGGCGCGTCGGCCACATCGAGCGGATAGCAGGCATGCCGGCCGCCAAGACGGGCGTTGAGCGCCGCCAGGCTATCGCCACGCCGGGCCGCGAGACCGAGCGTGGCGCCTTGTGCGGCGTAGTAAACGGCAAGCGCCTCGCCGATACCCGACGAGGCGCCCGTGATGAAGACTTTCAGGGACAATTATTTCTTGCCGGACTTCTCGGCACGCGCCTTGACCACCAACTTGTCGGCAATCGCCAGGGCTTCATTGAAGTCACGTCCGCCGACCTGATACTTGCCTTCGATGACCAGGGTCGGGACACCGCTGATCTTGTACGACTGGGTCATCTGCTCGGCGCGCTTGAGCTTGCTCATGACGCCGAAGGAAGCGTAGGCCTCGCTGAACTTCTTCTGATCGACGCCCTTCTTGACCACCCACTCGAGCATCACCTTGTCGTCGAACAGACTGACGCGCTCCTGGTGAATGGCCTTGAAGATGTCGGCTTCGAGGCGCGCCTGGTCACCGGTGATTTCCAGCGCGTAGAAGAGCTTGGCAACATTCGCCCAGGCAGCACGCCCAAAGCTGACCGGCACCTTCTTGACGACCACATCGCCCGGCTGCCTGGCCACCCAGGCGGCCAGCAGCGGATTGAAATCGGCACAGTGCGGGCAACCGTAGCTGAAGAACTCGAGCACTTCGATCTTGGCAGAATTCTCCGTCGGCTGGGCCGGGACGATGGGCGTGTAATCGCTGCCGGCGGTCTGCGCAAAGGCAGAGCTGGCGACGGTCAACGCCGTACCAAAGGCAAAAATGGCGGCAACGAAACTGCGGCGGGCAAGACTCATGCGTTACTCCTTGTTTTTGGCAAGTTGGGCGTCGATGCCAGCTTTGGCAAGATCGGCGCGGGTTTTGTTCAATTCATCGATCTTCGTATAGGGGCCAACCCGGACGCGATACAGGGTCTTGTCCTGGATCATCACCTGCTGGATGACAGCCTCCACCCCCATAAACGCGAGCTTCGCCTTTTGGTTGTCAGCATCCTGTGCCGTGCTGAAGGAACCGGCCTGCAGGAAGAGCGGCGTCTTGCTCTCCTTCGACTCTTCCTTCTTCGCTTCGTCCTTCTTGGGCTCTTCCTTCTTCGCCTCCGGCTTGGCGGCCTTGTCCGGCACGGCGTCGGCCTTGCCGGGCAGGATGTCGTAGAACTGGAAGCGTTTTTCCGGAATCGGATCACCCGGCTTGCCGGGCAAGGCCATCGGCTCGACCGGCTTGCCGGCGGCGGCAACCGGCTCCGGCCTGGTCGGCGCCGGCCCCTTGTTGGCAAAGGGCAGCGGCGACTTGTTCATGTACCAGACCACCCCGGCCGCAACAGCCACCCCGAGCACCAGGCCGATGAACATGCCGACCAGCGTACCGCCGCCGGATTTCTTCTTGGCCGGCTGGTTGCGGCGGGATTTCATATCGCGACTCATGTTTTTCCTTACATCGATTCCGGGCAGCTCACACCCAGAATGGCCAGACCGTTGCGGATCACCTGACGGACCGCCGTCGCCAGCGCGACGCGGGCATCGCGCAGGGCGGCATCATCGACCAGCATGCGTTCGGCGTTGTACCAGCCGTGGAATTCGCCGGCCAGATCCTTCAGGTAGAAGGCGATCAGGTGCGGCGCCAGATCGCGGGCGGCGTTGGCGATGACATCCTTGAACTCGACCAGCTTGTTGGCAATCGCCAGTTCGCGCGGATTGACCAGCAGCGCCAGGTTGGCTTCGGCCAGCGTGGCCGGGTCGCCGGCATGGCTGTCGAGCCACTGGTTGATCACCGAGCAGACGCGGGCGTGGGCGTACTGGATGTAATAGACCGGGTTTTCGTTGGTCTGGCTCTTCGCCAGATCGAGGTCGAAATCGAGGTGCTGGTCGGACTTGCGCAGCGCGTAGAAGAAACGGCAGGCATCGTTGCCGACTTCGTTGCGCAGTTCGCGCAGCGTCACGAACTCGCCCGAACGCGTCGACATCGACGCCTTCTGGCCGTTGCGGTAGAGCACCGCGAACTGGACCAGGGCAACCTGCAGCTTGTCGGGATCGAGATCGAGCGCCTTGATCGCACCGGTGACACGCGGGATGTAGCCGTGGTGGTCGGCGCCCCAGATGTTGATGACCTTGTCGAAACCGCGCTCGAACTTGTTCAGGTGATAGGCGATGTCGGAGGCGAAGTAGGTGTAGAGACCGTTCTCGCGCTGCACGACACGATCCTTCTCGTCGCCGAAGGTGGTCGAACGGAACCAGCGGGCGCCGTTCTGCACGTAAAGATGGCCCTTCTGTTCGAGCAGGTCGACACAGCGTGCGACCAGGCCGGTGTCGTACAAGGCTTTTTCGGAATACCAGACTTCGAATTCGACGCCGAATTCCTTGAGGTCGTCGCGGCAACCGGCGAGTTGTTCGTTGAGTGCGTGCTGGTGCACGTAATCCCAGTCCGGGCCGAGCAGTTCCTTGGCGTTGGCGATCAGGGCATCGAGCTGCGTTTCGCGCTGCTTCTTGGCCTCGTCATCGGCACGACCGGCTTCCGGCTGCCCCGGCGTACCGGCGACAACGGCTTCTGCGCTGCGCACGAACTTGTCGCCGTGGGCATGCGTCAGTTGCTCGGCCATGCCGCGCACGTAGTCGCCCTGATAACCGTTGGGCGGGAACTGGACGGAAACGCCGTGCTGTTCGAGATAGCGCAGCCAGGTCGACAGGCCGAGGATATCCATCTGGCGGCCGGCGTCATTGACGTAATACTCGCGCGTCACATCCCAGCCGGCGAAGGTCAGCAGACTGGACAGCGAAGCACCGTAGGCGGCGCCGCGGCCATGGCCGACGTGCAGCGGACCGGTCGGATTGGCGGAGACGAACTCGACCTGCACCTTTTGCCAGCCGCCCTGGGTCGAGCGGCCGTAATTTTCGCCTTCGATCAGCACCTGCCTGACGGCGCTGGTCTTGGCGCCGGCGTCGAGCGTGAAATTGATGAAACCGGCGCCGGCCACTTCGGCCTTGGTCACCAGTGCCGAGACCGGCAGCTCATTGACCAGTTGCTGCGCAATTTCGCGCGGATTCTTCTTCAGCGCCTTGGCCAGCTGCATCGCCAGATTGGTCGCGAAGTCGCCGTGCGTCGGGTCGCGCGGGCGTTCAAGTTGAATGGGAGTATCGGTTGCGCTCGGGGCAACGCTGTCCAGCGCCTGTTGCAACAGGGCGGTCAGCCGGGATTTGACGTCGTGGGCCATTGATTTGCAGCTAAAAATCCAAAACGGCGATTATACGCTGCCCGCGGCTAGATATTGGCCTGGCTGATGATCTGCGACCAGGTCGCCAGCTTCTTGTCATAAGCGAGCGCGGCATGCGCCGGACTGGTCGACGGCAAACGCTGCAAAACCAGACCGCCATCGGCCAGCGTCGGCAGCACCAGCCGGCGAAAGGCTGTCTCGGCCGCGGCACCGTTGAAGAAAATGTGCCTTATGCAGCGGTTGACCGCCAAGAAAGCGGCAAAATCATTGGCCTGCACACTCGCGGCGACAATATCCGCATCCAGGCTGCCCGGGCGTTCACAGGCGGCCATTACGTCCCACAAGGAGACGCCAGTGGCCTGCAGTTTTTCCAGGCGCTGCGCGTAGGGCAACTCCGGGCCGGCCCCGAACAGATCGCCCATGATGCGCCAGAAGGCGTTGCGCTCATGCGCGTAGTACTGATTGGCAAGCAACGAAGCCTGGCCCGGCATGCTGCCGAGAATCAGCAGACGGGCATCGGCCGCGACCACAGGAGGAAAACCTTGCGCCAGGGACATGCCGGTTTGCGGACGAATTTGCGGACGACTCAATCGCCCATGACGCGGTTCTTGCCGGCGCGCTTGGCGAGATACATTGCCTGGTCGGCGCGCTTGATCGCATCGGCACCGGACTCGTTCGGCTGCAACTGGGCAACGCCGGCGCTGAAGGTGATCAGCACCTTGTCCTTGCCGGACAGGAAAAAGGCGCGGGTCAGCTCGCGCTGCAGGCGCACCATCGCCTCGATGCCCTGCTCGAGCAGGGTATCCGGCATCAGGATGATGAATTCCTCGCCGCCGTAACGGGCCAGCGTATCGGTCGGGCGCATGCAACGCCGGGCAACATTGGCGAGATGGACCAGCGCGTTATCACCCGCCTCATGCCCGAGCCGGTCGTTGAGCTTCTTGAAATTATCGATGTCGAGCAGACAGACCGAGAGCGGCGTTTCCTTGCGCTGCATGCTGGCGATCTCGCGCGCCAGCGCCTCGTCCAACCCCTTGCGGTTGAGCGCATCGGTCAGCGGATCGTGGCGGGCCAGCGCACTGGCGCTATCAAGCTCGCGATGCAGGTGGGCGAGTTCGGCTTCGGTACTCAGCACCTTGTCCTGCAGGCAGCGTAATTGCTCGCGCGAGCGCGCCGATTCTTCGGCCATCGAGCGGGTCGCGACGATGACATCCTTGAGCAGCGGCGCCAGCTCCTCGATGCGCTCGACCTTCTCGATCTGGCGGGCGCTTTCCTCGATCTTGCCCTGGAAGGACTCGCTCGACGCATTCATCGTCGACAGGCGCTCGATGAAGGCCGCCAGCATCTGGCGCATTTCTTCCTGCACCTCGATCGAACGGGTCTTGGCCTCGTGCTGCCTGACCAGCACGTCACGCAGGCGTCGCTCCATCTCATCCAGATGACGCAGTGTCAGCGGTGGCGCAACGGCAACCAGCAGACCGTCGATCTGTCCCTTGAGCCAGCGATCGTCAAGGCTCAACTCACCGATGTTTTCGATGATCAGGTGCAGCAGGTTGAGCAGGGATTCCTTGATTTCGACCTGTTCCTCGGCCGCAAACAGCACCTGGTGCGTCATCAGGGCCAACTTGCCCTGGACCACGGGAATTTCAACCGCCGGCTGCCGCAAGGCCAGCAGAAAGTCGGCGGCAGTCGCCGTGACCCGCTCGTTTTCATCGCCCAGCGCCGGCAGGATGCACTCGACAAAGCGCGCCAGCTTGGCCGCCAGTTCGGCCGGCAAGACCGGCGGGGCAAGCGCCAGGGAATTGCTTTTTTCGCCGGCCGCGACAAAGCCGAGAAAGGCTTCCTGCACACCACTCCAGGTGCGCCGGCCGATGGCTGCATCAAGCTCGCTCAGCGCCTTCTCCTGCGCCTCGTTGCGCGCCTTCAGCTCGATCGCCAGCTGACGCAATTGCTGATCAGGAAATGGCGCCACATTCGGCAGATTGGCAATTTCGTTGTAACAGGCCTGAAAATTGGCCGGGGTCGGCGCCATATGCCGTACCGCCAGACACCTGAGCGCTTCCCGGGCGATTTCGGAAGGATTTTTTGATTCGTTCATGAGCGCAGGCCAGGGCAACTTTCAACAAACAGGACGCACGGCTTGCGTGCCTGTCTGACGAGTTTATCGCAAGATGCCCGTCTGGCATCAAGAACCTTGCAAGCTCGCGAAAGCAAGGCCGGGGCAGTCGGCAAAAGCACAAAACACGGGGCCACAACCGGCGGGCACGTGTTAACATGCTCGTTTGACCCAACTGCCCGGCCCGCCCGGCATCGACTGCCGCCATGCGTCTCCTCCGCCTGCTCAAGATCGCCTCCGTGGCCAGCCGTTTCGGCCTGGACGAGATGGTGCTCGAACATGAGCCGAGCGGTCGCCTGGTCCGCCTCGCCAACGCCCTGCAGTTCTGGCGCGACCTGTCGGCTCCGCGTGCCGTCCGTCTGCGCCTGGCCCTCGAAGCGCTCGGCCCGATTTTCGTCAAGTTCGGCCAGGTGCTGTCCACCCGGCGCGACCTGATGCCGGCCGACATCGCCGACGAACTGGCCCGCCTGCAGGATCGCGTACCGCCTTTCGACTCCGCACTGGCTCTGGCAGAAATCGAAAAAGCCTACGGTCGACCGGCCAGCGAGGTATTTGCCGAATTCGACCCGGTGCCGGTCGCCTCGGCCTCGATTGCCCAGGTGCATTTCGCCAAACTGAAGGACGAGGATGGCGGACACGAAGTTGCCGTCAAGATCCTGCGCCCCAATATGCTGTCGGTGATCGAGCACGACCTGGCGCTGATGGACAATTTCGCGCTGCTCCTCGAAACGCTGTGGGCCGACGGCAAGCGCCTGAAGCCGCGCGAAGTGGTCGCCGAATTCGCCAAGTACCTGCGCGACGAGCTCGACCTGATGCGCGAAGCGGCCAACGCTTCGCAATTGCGCCGCAATTTCGTCGACTCCCAACTGCTGATCGTGCCGGAAGTGCACTGGGACTGGTGCACCTCGACCGTGATGGTCATGGAGCGCATGCACGGCACGCCGATCTCGCAGATCGACAAGCTGCGCGCCGACGGCATCGACCTGTCGAAACTCTCCGCCGCCGGCGTCGAGATTTTCTTCACGCAGGTTTTCCGCGACGGCTTCTTCCATGCCGACATGCATCCCGGCAACATCTTCGTGCATGCCGACGGCCGCTACATCGCGCTGGATTTCGGCATCGTCGGCACGTTGACCGATAGCGACAAGAATTACCTCGCCCAGAACTTCCTCGCCTTCTTCCGCCGCGACTACAAGCGCGTTGCCGAAGCGCACATCGAATCGGGCTGGGCGCCCAAGGAAACCCGCGTCGACGAGTTCGAGGCCGCCATCCGCGCCGTCTGCGAACCGATCTTCGATCGGCCGCTCAAGGACATTTCCTTCGGGAAAATCCTGCTCCGGCTGTTCCAGACCTCGCGCCGCTTCAATGTCGAGATCCAGCCGCAACTGGTGATGCTGCAGAAAACCCTGCTCAACATCGAAGGCCTCGGCCGCCAGCTCGACCCCGAACTCGACCTCTGGAAAACCGCCAAGCCCTTCCTCGAACGCTGGATGAGCGAGCAAATCGGCTGGCGCGGCCTGGTCAAGACCTTCAAGCAGGAAGCGCCTTATCTGGCGCGCAGCATTCCGCAACTGCCGCGGCTCGTGCATCAGGCGCTCAGCCAGCCCCACCAGGCCGACCTGCAGCCGCAACTCGAACAACTGATTGCCGTCCAGCGCCAGCAGAACCGCTGGCTGGCGATCATCGCCCTGCTGCTTGCCTGTCTCGCCGCCGCGCTTTTTCACTGAACCGGAATGACCGCCACCACCCTGGACAACTTCACCGAAGACGACCTGATCGACTGGCTGGGCGAAGACGAACTCGCCAAGGCCCGCTCCTACGTTGATCTGGTCCAGGACCTGGACATCGAAAGCGAGCGCGTCCGCGCCATCGTCCCCGGCTCGGCACGCAAGCCCTACACCTCGATCGCCCGCATCGTGCAGCACAAGGATGGCAACGTGTCGCTGATCAGCGGCTGCACCTGCGCCGCCGGTGTCGATTGCAAGCACGTCGCGGCCATCCTGCTGAAGACCATCGAAGAGCGCAACCCGGTCGAACGGGTCAGCCCCGGCGTCCTCTCCTGGGTCGAAGACCTGCGCCGCGCCTCGGTCGCCGTCGCCAAGAAGAAAGCCAGGCCGAGCGGCGCCCGGCAGCAACTGTTCTACATCCTGAAATGGACCGCCGACCAGCGCCATTTCGGCGTCGAGATCCGCAAGGGCAAGTACCCGGAAAACGCCGAGGAATGGTGGAAGATCGACCGCGCCCTGGTCACGCCGCCGCAATTCGTCAACGAGGAAGACCTGGTCATCCTGCGCCTGCTGTGGGCCGATCGCGGCCACGAAAGCGGCCTGCGCGCCTTCGCCCTCGGCCCGAAACACGGCGCCGAAGCACTGCAACGCATCGCCGCCAGCCATCGCCTGTATTCCGGCGACGACCTCAGCCTGCCGCTGCACGCCGGCCCGGTACGCCCGGCCGGCATCGGCTGGCAGATCGACACCGCCGGCTTCCAGCGCCCCTTCCTCAAGCCGGAACCGACGGCCGACATGGTCGTGACGGTCGACCCGCCCTGGTATCTCGATTTCAACGCCGGCGAAACCGGCCCGCTCGAAGTCACCGGCAATCCGTCGGTGGTCAGCCGCCTGTTCAGCCTGCCGCCGCTCTCCGCCAAGGAAGCGGCGCTGGTCGCCGAAGCCCTGTGCGAACTGGCGCCGGAACTGCCGCCGCCGGCCGAAGATGCCAGCGCCCGCCTGCGCCTGATCGACGCGCCGCTGCAGGCCATCCTCCAGCTCGACACCCTGCATACGCACGGCAACCGCGCCTGGCGCGGCTATCCGCAGAATTTCAACGGCGGCCCGTTCGACATCGCCCGCGTCGTCTTCCGCTACGCCGATGCCGACATTCGGCCGGATGAGCGCCACGAATTCATCACCCTGCCCGAAGGCGAGACGGTGCGCCTGAAACGCCGCCCGGAAGCCGAAGCTGCCGCACTCAAGGTGCTTTCCGGCAGCGGCCTGGAGAAGATTCCCGGCCACACGCTATCCACCTTCGGCAGCCCGCCGCAGGGCATCTATGGCCTGGCCGAAGAAGGCTACTGGTCGAGCTTCATGCAGGACGGCTGCGAACGCCTCAAGACCGCCGGCTGGCAGATCGAATTCCCCGAGGATTTCCGCCACCACGTGCTCGATGTCGACGGCTGGGAAGCCGACCTCGTCGAGGCCGACAACGGCTGGTTCAACCTCGACATGGGCATCATCGTCGAAGGCCAGCGCCTGCCGCTGGCGCCGCTGCTGGCCGGCCTCTTCCGGCGCGACGCGCGCTGGCTGGAAGCCCTGCAGCTGACCTTCATCCCCGACGACGAGCCGGTCGAACTGCAAACCGCCAACGGCAAGCGCCTGCGCGTCCCGGCCGGGCGCATCAAGCCGCTCGCCGCAACGCTGATCGACCTGTTCGACGGTTTCAGCGGCGGCAACACGCTGCGCCTGTCACGCTTCGACGCACCGCGCCTGGCCGAACTCAACGACATCAGCCGCTGGCAGTTCAAGGGCCAGGGCGACATTCTGGCGCTTGCCGACAAGCTGCGCCTGGCGCAGGGCATCGTCGATATCGAGCCGCCGGCCGGTCTCGGCCTCGAATTGCGTCCTTACCAGAAGGAAGGTCTTGCCTGGCTGCAGTTCCTGCGCCAGCAGAACCTGTCCGGCATCCTCGCCGACGACATGGGCCTCGGCAAGACGGCCCAGACGCTGGCCCATCTTCTGCTCGAAAAGGAAGCCGGCCGCCTCGACAAGCCGGCTCTGATCGTCCTGCCGACCTCGCTGATCTTCAACTGGAAGAACGAGGCGGCTCGCTTCGCCCCGGCCCTCAAGGTGCTGTCGCTGCACGGCCCGGAACGCAAGAGCCGCTTCGGCGAAATCGCCGAACACGATGTCGTGATGACCACTTATCCGCTGCTCTGGCGCGATGCCGACGTGCTGATGCAGCACAGCTACCATCTGCTCATCCTCGACGAGGCGCAGACGGTCAAGAATGCCCAAAGCCAGAGCGCCGAAGCGGTTCGCAAGATCGATGCGCGGCATCGCCTGTGCCTGACCGGTACGCCGCTGGAAAACCACCTCGGCGAGTTGTGGAGCCAGTTCGACTTCCTGCTGCCCGGCTTCCTGGGCACCAGCAAGCAATTCACCAAGCACTGGCGCACGCCGATCGAAAAACTCGGCGACACCCAGCGCCGCGCCCTGCTCGCCCGCCGCATCCGCCCCTTCATCCTGCGCCGCAAGAAGGAAGACGTGGCGCAGGAACTGCCGCCCAAGACCATCATCATCCGCTCGGTCGAGCTCGAAGGCAGCCAGCGCGACCTCTACGAAACCGTACGCGCCGCGATGGATGCCAAGGTGCGCGACGAAATCGCCCAGCGCGGCTTTGCGCGCAGCCAGATCGTCATTCTCGATGCGCTGCTCAAGCTGCGCCAGGTCTGCTGCGATCCGCGCCTGGTCAAGGCGACGGCGGCCACCAAGGTCAGGGAAAGAGCCAAGCTCGACCTGCTGATGGCGATGCTGCCGGAGCTGGTCGATGAGGGCCGCAAGATTCTCGTCTTCTCGCAATTCACCAGCATGCTGGCGCTGATCGAGGACGAACTGAACGCGATCGGCATTCCCTACGCGCTGCTCACCGGCAGCACCGACGACCGCGAGGCGCCAATCCGCCGCTTCCAGGAGGGCGAAGTACCGGTCTTCCTGATCAGCCTGAAGGCAGGCGGCGTCGGTCTCAACCTGACCGCCGCCGACACCGTCATCCACTACGATCCGTGGTGGAATCCGGCGGTCGAAAACCAGGCCACCGACCGGGCGCACCGCCTCGGCCAGGACAAGCCGGTCTTCGTCTACAAACTGATTGTCGGCGGCAGCATCGAGGAAAAGATTCTCGCCCTGCAGGAACGCAAGGCCGAACTCGCGGCCGGCATCCTCTCCGACGACCACCGCGTGGACGTCAAGTTCGGCACCGACGACCTGGCAGCATTGTTCGAGCCGCTGCCAGGCTAGACGGTCGACTGTAAAAAAAGGGCATTTTTGCCCTTTTCCAGAGGTCGACCGATAGCCGCCGCTCAGCCCTTGCCGGTGGCCTGACGCGCGTGTCGCAGCCAGTGCAGCAGCGTCTGGTAGAGCACGGCCGGATCGACCGGCTTGCTGACAAAGTCATTCATGCCGGCGGCCAGGCAATTCTCCTTGTCCTCGGCAAAAACGTTGGCAGTCATCGCCAGAATCGGCACCGACTGGCCGCAAGCCATCTGCCGGATGCGGGCCGTGGCGCCCAGACCATCCAGACGCGGCATCTGCATGTCCATCAGGATCAGGTCATAGGCATGCCGCTCGAGTTGCTCGATCGCCGCAATGCCGTCTTCGGCAATATCGATGAGCAGGCCGACATCCTCGAGCAGCATGATCGCCACCTCGCGATTGATCGGATCATCCTCGACCAGCAGGATATGGCTGCCGGCGAAGTCCCTGAGCAGCACCGCTTCGGCATCGCCTTCCCGGATTGTCTCGGGCACGGCGGTCACCACGGCCTGCCGCTTCAGACGGGCGGAGATCCAGAACACACTGCCCCGCCCCGGCGTGCTGACCGCGCCGGTCTCGCCGCCCATCAGTTCGGCAATATGCTTGGTGATCGCCAAGCCGAGCCCGGTGCCGCCATATTTGCGGGTGGTTGAGGCATCGGCCTGCGCGAACGGATTGAACAGTCGTCCCAGCGCCGCCGGCGCGATGCCGATGCCGGTGTCCTCGACCTCGAAACGCAGCAGCACGCTGTCAGGAGAGTCTTCCAGCACGCGCCCGCGCAGACAGATCGAACCCTGTTCGGTGAACTTGATCGCATTGTTGGCGTAGTTGATCAGCGCCTGCTTGAGCCGCGTCGCATCGCCGAGCAAACCGGCCGGCAGGGCATCGCCTTCGACCCGCACGCTCAGCCCGGCCGAACGGGCGCGCTCGGCCAGCATCTGGGCCACCTCGCGCATGATGCTTGCCGGCACGAGCGGAACCTCTTCCAGCTCCAGCTTGCCGGCCTCGATCTTGGACAGGTCGAGAATGTCATCGATCACCGAGAGCAGATGCTGGCTGGCGCTTTCGATCCGCCCCATCTGGCCGGCTTGCTCCTCGCTCAGTCCGGCCCGGCGCAGCAGATGCACGGTGCCAAGGATGGCATTCATCGGCGTCCGGATCTCGTGGCTCATGTTGGCCAGGAAAACGCTCTTCGCCCGCGTTGCTGCCTCGGCGGCTTCCTTGGCAAGCAGCAGATGCTGCTCGGCCTTCTTCAGCTCGCTGATGTCACGCACGAAGGAAATGAAACAGGCCGGCTCGACCTCAGTCGCAGCATGGTAGTGCAGAGTGATATTGACCGGGATCAGGCGACCGTCGCGATGCCGGTTCTCGGTATCGAAGCTGTTCATCTCCTGCAACTGCATTCGTGCCGTTGCTTCGGCGAACCCCTTGACAGGGAAAGCGGGATCGATGTCCGCCACATTGAGCGTCTGCATTTCGGCGCGGCTGTAACCCAGCATGTCGGCCGCCGCCTGATTGACATAGAGCAGATGCCCGGTCGCACAGTCGACCCAGTGAATGCCGATGCCGACGCGGTCCATCGCGAACTGCGTCTGCTCCAGGCGGGCATTGGCCGCAGCCAGATCGCGCGTGCGTTCGGCAACCTGGCTTT carries:
- a CDS encoding PAS domain S-box protein yields the protein MNREQILNILYDLSLAIGSEIHLDALLKRTLQRLLFHTSFPAGVVLVDQDSTEFGMAATLAAAVGDHVLAERCGSRFNLPDGLLGGKVEMLADAALLDVLSLDQRYGHCLRLPVDTRISILLLSPEAFVSVLPLTRIFQPVLANLARAITLCRNNERLTVALAADRDDARAELAVALAQSERERAFLDSLYEAIPDLVWVKDPNGVYLSCNPTFSRLYNASAHEIVGRRDIDFVSQELADFFRENDRAAAAAGVPTINEEWLTFADNGYRGLFETIKTPMRGDDGHLIGILGISREITERRRIEEALRNSEAELARHHQQLESQVAERTRDLAAANARLEQTQFAMDRVGIGIHWVDCATGHLLYVNQAAADMLGYSRAEMQTLNVADIDPAFPVKGFAEATARMQLQEMNSFDTENRHRDGRLIPVNITLHYHAATEVEPACFISFVRDISELKKAEQHLLLAKEAAEAATRAKSVFLANMSHEIRTPMNAILGTVHLLRRAGLSEEQAGQMGRIESASQHLLSVIDDILDLSKIEAGKLELEEVPLVPASIMREVAQMLAERARSAGLSVRVEGDALPAGLLGDATRLKQALINYANNAIKFTEQGSICLRGRVLEDSPDSVLLRFEVEDTGIGIAPAALGRLFNPFAQADASTTRKYGGTGLGLAITKHIAELMGGETGAVSTPGRGSVFWISARLKRQAVVTAVPETIREGDAEAVLLRDFAGSHILLVEDDPINREVAIMLLEDVGLLIDIAEDGIAAIEQLERHAYDLILMDMQMPRLDGLGATARIRQMACGQSVPILAMTANVFAEDKENCLAAGMNDFVSKPVDPAVLYQTLLHWLRHARQATGKG
- a CDS encoding DEAD/DEAH box helicase, with product MTATTLDNFTEDDLIDWLGEDELAKARSYVDLVQDLDIESERVRAIVPGSARKPYTSIARIVQHKDGNVSLISGCTCAAGVDCKHVAAILLKTIEERNPVERVSPGVLSWVEDLRRASVAVAKKKARPSGARQQLFYILKWTADQRHFGVEIRKGKYPENAEEWWKIDRALVTPPQFVNEEDLVILRLLWADRGHESGLRAFALGPKHGAEALQRIAASHRLYSGDDLSLPLHAGPVRPAGIGWQIDTAGFQRPFLKPEPTADMVVTVDPPWYLDFNAGETGPLEVTGNPSVVSRLFSLPPLSAKEAALVAEALCELAPELPPPAEDASARLRLIDAPLQAILQLDTLHTHGNRAWRGYPQNFNGGPFDIARVVFRYADADIRPDERHEFITLPEGETVRLKRRPEAEAAALKVLSGSGLEKIPGHTLSTFGSPPQGIYGLAEEGYWSSFMQDGCERLKTAGWQIEFPEDFRHHVLDVDGWEADLVEADNGWFNLDMGIIVEGQRLPLAPLLAGLFRRDARWLEALQLTFIPDDEPVELQTANGKRLRVPAGRIKPLAATLIDLFDGFSGGNTLRLSRFDAPRLAELNDISRWQFKGQGDILALADKLRLAQGIVDIEPPAGLGLELRPYQKEGLAWLQFLRQQNLSGILADDMGLGKTAQTLAHLLLEKEAGRLDKPALIVLPTSLIFNWKNEAARFAPALKVLSLHGPERKSRFGEIAEHDVVMTTYPLLWRDADVLMQHSYHLLILDEAQTVKNAQSQSAEAVRKIDARHRLCLTGTPLENHLGELWSQFDFLLPGFLGTSKQFTKHWRTPIEKLGDTQRRALLARRIRPFILRRKKEDVAQELPPKTIIIRSVELEGSQRDLYETVRAAMDAKVRDEIAQRGFARSQIVILDALLKLRQVCCDPRLVKATAATKVRERAKLDLLMAMLPELVDEGRKILVFSQFTSMLALIEDELNAIGIPYALLTGSTDDREAPIRRFQEGEVPVFLISLKAGGVGLNLTAADTVIHYDPWWNPAVENQATDRAHRLGQDKPVFVYKLIVGGSIEEKILALQERKAELAAGILSDDHRVDVKFGTDDLAALFEPLPG